The sequence TACGCGGGCAAATTGTTCTCTAAAATGCGTTTTGAAACCGCGCCAAAACCCGACATCTTCGGCATCAAAAGCAATGGCATCTATGTGCATTTGCTTGGCAATGTATAGGGCGCGTTGGTTGTGAAAACGTTGCGAAATAATCGTAAATTGTTGTTGTCCAAATACTTGCTGGCAGCGCACCACCGAATCAAAAGTACGCAGTCCCGCATAATCCATGAAAATGGCTTGTTCGGGTACGCCTCGCGCCAACAATGCTTTTTTCATGTCTTGTGGCTCGTTGTAAGTGTAGTGCCGATTGTCGCCGCTAAGGATTAAGTATTTGATTTTGTGGGCTTTGTAGAGTTTGGCTGCCGCCTCAATGCGGTATTGAAAAAATGGATTAGGCGAACCATCACTTAGGCGTTTGCTTGTGCCAAGAACCAAACCAACGTGTCGGGCGGGGATTTGCGCTATTTCGTCATAATGTGTCGTTTTGGTTTTCCAATTCACAAAAGAATAACAACCTCGCACGAGCAAAACAAGCCCAACGGTTAGCAGTGCTAATGTTTTCCCAAACCGACGAACAAATTTCCTAAACATTAGTAAGTGAGTTTTAAATAAAAAATGCCTGCCTTTTAATATAAAAAGCAGGCACAAAGTAATTATTGTTTTTTCGATTAGAAAACTTTTTATGCCAACAAACGAATTGGGTCTTCCAATAGGGCTTTAAGCGTTTGTAAGAAGGCCGAACCGATTGCGCCATCTACTACGCGGTGGTCGCACGAAAGCGTAACTTTCATAATATTGCCTACTTGCATTTGTCCGTTTTTCACGATTACGGTTTCTTTGATGCCGCCCACAGCCAAAATACAAGCGTCTGGCGGGTTAATGATAGCCGTAAATTCATCAATACCGAACATTCCTAAGTTAGAAATGGTGAAAGTGCTACCTTCCCAGTCGGCTGGTTGCAATTGTTTGTTTTTGGCACGACCGCCCAAATCTTTCACTTCAGAAGAAATGCTGGTGATAGATTTGTGGTCAGCAAAACGCACCACAGGCACGAGCAAGCCTTCTTCTACGGCTACGGCTACGCCAATGTGAATGTGTTTGTTGTAACGGATTTTGTCGCCGAGCCACGAAGAATTTACTTTCGGATGTTGGCGCAAAGCCACAGCTACTGCCTTGATTACCATATCATTAAACGAGACTTTCGCGCCTGCAAATTCGTTGATGCTTTTGCGTGCGTCGATGGCCTTGTCCATGTTGATTTCCATTGTAAGATAGAAATGCGGAGCAGTGTAAAGGCTTTCCGACAAGCGGCGAGCAATTACTTTGCGCATTTGCGAAACTGGCACTTCCTCGTAGCTTTCTTGTCCGAATACCGCAGGCGCACTTGGTGCGGCAGTTTTGGCAGCAGGTGCAGCCGTTTTGGCTGGAGCTGCGGCGGCAGGCGTAAAGCTCTCTACGTCTTTTTTTACGATGCGGCCATTTTCGCCACTTCCCGTAACGTTAGAAATGTTAATGCCTTTTTCTTCGGCTATTTTGCGTGCAAGCGGAGAGGCTTTTACGCGGCTATCGTCCGAAGAAGAGGCCGTTGTGGTAGTGGTTACAGGTGCAGCGGCTGCACTATTGCTGGCAGCGGCTGGGGCAGCTTCGGTGGCTGCTGGTGCGCTACCTGCTTGTAGCAATGGTGTGTAGTCTGTGCCCGCTTCGCCAATAACAGCAATTACGCCATCTACGGCTACGGCTGAGCCACTTTCTACGCCTATATAAAGAAGTGTTCCGTCTTCGTAAGATTCAAGCTCCATGGTAGCTTTGTCGGTTTCGACTTCGGCCAACACGTCGCCTGCTTTTACTTTGTCGCCTACTTTTTTGTGCCAAGCAGCAATCGTGCCTTCCGTCATCGTATCGCTCATTTTTGGCATACGAATTACGTTGGCTTTGATGTTGGCCACAGAGGCCGCCGCTACCGCAGGGGTTGGAGTAGGTGCAGGGGCTGCGCCACCGCCAACTAAGGCCGAAATGTCTTCGCCATCTTTGCCCAAAATGGCAATGAGGGCATCAATCGCAACTGCTTGGCCAGCTTCTACGCCAATGTGAAGAAGTGTTCCGTCTTCGTAAGATTCAAGTTCCATCGTAGCTTTGTCGGTTTCAACTTCGGCCAACACGTCGCCAGCCTTTACTTTGTCACCAACTTTTTTGTGCCACGCAGCGATTACACCTTCAGTCATGGTGTCGCTCATTTTCGGCATTCGGATAATTTCTGCCATATCTGATGTATTCGGGGGTTTATTGCTCCAAAATGCGTTTGCTTTCTTTGGGTTATGGATTAGCCCAAAAATTACAAACAAGATGTATATAGTATGAAAAGTGTTGTGATTGCAAAACTCTTAAATTAAAACCAAATTCAAAGCAAAATAGCCATTTTTTTTGGTATTAGACAAATAATTCAGGAAAAGTACAATTCAATAAAATGAAATTATTCGGCAAGCTACTCATTTTTTAGGTGTTTTATTGGCCAATACAAACAATTATAGCGTAAGCCTTAACGCCGAATTAGGCAATATCTCAACAAAAAAGTATTTTTGGGCAAATTCTTGTTTTATAACAATGCTTTTAGATAAAATTATAAAAATTATTAAGTCTAATATTGAGGCTGCGCGACAAGCAGCCCGTGACTATGAACGGCCTTTTCGGAAATTTGAGGAGTTCGAGGAAAAGCAGCAGCAAAAAGAACAACAGCAAGAGCGGCAGCAATATGAACAACAACGTGGACAGCAACAAAGGCAACAATCTTCAAATAGTACAGCTCAAGACAAAGAAGCGGCGTATTATGCAGCCTTAGAACTATCCAAAGGGGCTGATTATGCTCAAATTAAGGCGGCTTACAAACGACTAATGAAACAATACCACCCCGACCGTTTTCATGGCCAGCCCGAAAAGCAAAAAGCCGCCCAACAAGTAAGCCAAAAACTCAACGAGGCTTACGAGTATTTTTCTAAAAAATTTAATTTATAAAGAATAAAATAAAGAATGACAAACGTATCTATTAGAGCAAAAAATAATTTTGATATACTTCGTTTTTTTGCCGCTTCTTTTGTAATTATTACACATTGGTCTGTATTGATAGGTAAACCCGAATCAGATACATTGTCTGAATTATCAAATGGAGCAATCTCTTTTAGTGGAATTGGGATAAAATCTTTTTTTATTATTAGTGGTTATTTGATTACTAAAAGTTTAGAAAGTTCGTCGTCTTACTTAGATTATTTTGTTAAAAGATTTTTAAGGATAATTCCTGCATTAGCTGCGGCATCACTTTTTTGTATTTTGGTTGGTTATTTCTTTGCGTCTGTACCTGCATCTGTCTATTTTAGTAATGTAAATACATGGACATTTATGTTGAATGTATTTCTTTTGAAGATGCAATGGGAATTGCCATATGTTTTTGAAAATCAGCCATATCATGCCGTTATGGGCTCTGCGTGGAGCTTAGTTTATGAAATGATGATGTATTTTATTTTAGCTTTTGCTTATGCTTTAGGATTTTTGTCGAAAAAACGACGTGTTTGGTATATAGTTGCTTTTTTTATTTTAATTGTATTTTATGAAATTATCTCTTTTTATCCTGTTCCTGATAAGTTTAGATATTATTTAATATATACAGATTTAGACCTTTATCATACTATATATTTTATGATTATATTTCAGCTGGGAAGTATATATTATCTTTAT is a genomic window of Flexibacter flexilis DSM 6793 containing:
- a CDS encoding pyruvate dehydrogenase complex dihydrolipoamide acetyltransferase — encoded protein: MAEIIRMPKMSDTMTEGVIAAWHKKVGDKVKAGDVLAEVETDKATMELESYEDGTLLHIGVEAGQAVAIDALIAILGKDGEDISALVGGGAAPAPTPTPAVAAASVANIKANVIRMPKMSDTMTEGTIAAWHKKVGDKVKAGDVLAEVETDKATMELESYEDGTLLYIGVESGSAVAVDGVIAVIGEAGTDYTPLLQAGSAPAATEAAPAAASNSAAAAPVTTTTTASSSDDSRVKASPLARKIAEEKGINISNVTGSGENGRIVKKDVESFTPAAAAPAKTAAPAAKTAAPSAPAVFGQESYEEVPVSQMRKVIARRLSESLYTAPHFYLTMEINMDKAIDARKSINEFAGAKVSFNDMVIKAVAVALRQHPKVNSSWLGDKIRYNKHIHIGVAVAVEEGLLVPVVRFADHKSITSISSEVKDLGGRAKNKQLQPADWEGSTFTISNLGMFGIDEFTAIINPPDACILAVGGIKETVIVKNGQMQVGNIMKVTLSCDHRVVDGAIGSAFLQTLKALLEDPIRLLA
- a CDS encoding J domain-containing protein codes for the protein MLLDKIIKIIKSNIEAARQAARDYERPFRKFEEFEEKQQQKEQQQERQQYEQQRGQQQRQQSSNSTAQDKEAAYYAALELSKGADYAQIKAAYKRLMKQYHPDRFHGQPEKQKAAQQVSQKLNEAYEYFSKKFNL
- a CDS encoding acyltransferase family protein — translated: MTNVSIRAKNNFDILRFFAASFVIITHWSVLIGKPESDTLSELSNGAISFSGIGIKSFFIISGYLITKSLESSSSYLDYFVKRFLRIIPALAAASLFCILVGYFFASVPASVYFSNVNTWTFMLNVFLLKMQWELPYVFENQPYHAVMGSAWSLVYEMMMYFILAFAYALGFLSKKRRVWYIVAFFILIVFYEIISFYPVPDKFRYYLIYTDLDLYHTIYFMIIFQLGSIYYLYRDNIKYINTLAFLMLVLWIITWYIPFFLQFKSIITALFLPYLLFWLAFNPALNYTYNFGKYGDFSYGIYLYGMFVQQVLIAILGADYPLFIMMPLSVLISAILGYFSWHWVEKPALELRKYILPSVKR
- a CDS encoding SanA/YdcF family protein; the encoded protein is MFRKFVRRFGKTLALLTVGLVLLVRGCYSFVNWKTKTTHYDEIAQIPARHVGLVLGTSKRLSDGSPNPFFQYRIEAAAKLYKAHKIKYLILSGDNRHYTYNEPQDMKKALLARGVPEQAIFMDYAGLRTFDSVVRCQQVFGQQQFTIISQRFHNQRALYIAKQMHIDAIAFDAEDVGFWRGFKTHFREQFARVKVLIDMHLLHPEPHFLGEKLYIPS